One Papaver somniferum cultivar HN1 chromosome 10, ASM357369v1, whole genome shotgun sequence genomic window carries:
- the LOC113316054 gene encoding uncharacterized protein LOC113316054 — protein MVRAKLAIENLSSSEIERLVLFPNQDKIRKKGQEEREESERLRIENDEEFHLWMRKCDAIDARRRRKQLQRMGDSSCSWGKTRSATESESEVEENQVEEEEDESSDASIDYEEKAKKAEKKILKQQQFEEVMYKCYLDEKNNNPSKFSRTMSEPLNVDSNGEEIQGMNIDREPEYGDE, from the coding sequence ATGGTACGTGCAAAGTTGGCAATTGAGAATTTATCAAGCTCTGAGATTGAAAGGTTGGTTCTTTTTCCGAATCAGGATAAGATAAGGAAGAAAGGGCAAGAGGAGCGAGAAGAATCCGAAAGGCTGAGAATCGAGAATGATGAAGAGTTTCATTTATGGATGAGAAAGTGTGATGCGATTGATGCTCGGCGCAGAAGAAAACAGTTACAACGAATGGGTGATTCGAGTTGTTCATGGGGTAAAACCAGAAGTGCAACAGAGAGTGAAAGTGAAGTGGAGGAGAATCAGGTTGAGGAAGAGGAGGATGAATCCAGTGATGCTTCAATTGATTATGAAGAGAAGGCAAAAAAGGCTGAGAAGAAAATATTAAAGCAGCAGCAGTTTGAGGAAGTAATGTACAAGTGCTATCTTGATGAGAAGAACAATAATCCTTCGAAGTTTTCTCGGACCATGTCAGAACCATTAAATGTGGATTCTAATGGAGAGGAGATTCAAGGTATGAATATTGATAGAGAACCAGAGTATGGAGATGAATAA